One Halodesulfovibrio sp. MK-HDV genomic window carries:
- a CDS encoding universal stress protein: MNIYNILVAFDSSKPSFEAVEYTARMIRSIPDVLVTLLIIERLPDKDLFESEYRWRAECAELVVEYKQKLAKARGLLASNNISNSAINDEYIISCSSPFEDAKVCTTGESIADDILAIQKEGNHGTVVIGRRDISKEEEFLFGSVSSDLLRQFTDCALWVVNSKSE, from the coding sequence ATGAACATCTACAACATCCTTGTGGCATTCGATTCTTCCAAGCCTTCTTTTGAAGCTGTGGAATATACAGCCAGAATGATTCGATCCATTCCAGACGTACTTGTGACGCTGCTCATTATCGAAAGGCTTCCAGACAAAGATTTATTTGAATCTGAGTATCGGTGGCGTGCTGAATGCGCCGAACTTGTCGTTGAGTATAAACAAAAGCTGGCAAAGGCTCGAGGCCTACTTGCCAGCAACAACATTAGTAATAGTGCAATTAATGATGAATACATCATCAGTTGCAGTTCACCTTTTGAAGACGCAAAAGTCTGCACGACAGGTGAATCCATAGCGGACGACATTCTTGCTATTCAGAAAGAAGGGAACCACGGCACCGTAGTCATCGGACGCCGAGACATAAGTAAAGAAGAAGAGTTCCTCTTCGGAAGTGTTTCTAGTGACCTGCTCCGCCAGTTTACAGACTGTGCTCTCTGGGTGGTTAACTCCAAGAGTGAGTAG